The genomic window CACATCGCCtcgttgaattaaaaaaaaaaaaaaaccctcaagcTATTAAAGACACAGTCTGATTTAAGAGGTTTAAAATGTCTACCTGCGTAATGATTTCTCTTGTGTTCAGCCAAGTccacaacgtgcagtttctctacagctttctgtttttgctttgtgtgGGTTTACACTCCTACTAGCTACCCTAAGGTAGACTACGGTGAAAGTTGTGATGTTCTTGTTCTAAGTCCACTCTGATCAatctgagagctggagctgaggcgggttttaaaggtgacatattgtcctcctcttcaaccagtttaagtctcagagctcctcaaaacatgtgtgaagtttcatgttctaaatccactctgatcctgtatttgatcatgtctataaacccctctatttcagccctgctcagaacaggctgtttttgtgtctgtacctttaaatatgtaaatgagctgtgtctgaccacgccccctctctggaagggcttgggtggctcgggctttctcgctccatgtcctattgtttacggtgagaaggcagactcagagggcagaacaaacacctagctgtgggagtgtcacccacctgggggaggggctactgccctttgtgatgtcatgacgggaaaatctacaaacggcctgtttgagcacacactttctgaaaagtggattGACTTTTCTcttaattggggggtttgtagacaaactCGGGACAAAAATTAGTGTCTGACACCTTCAAAAGTTCTCGTGTTATCCATTGTCAGGagtatttatttccttttggctctgacaggaaacaaagggcacactcacactaggcaagcACGTTTGACCACAAAGGCCAGTTCGCTTTGACTAGAAGTGTGAGTGATCCATTTTGTGCATCAAGAAATGGAACacagaaggaaaaataaaagtgaacgCTCCCTCACTGCAAACATCTACTTCAGTTGACCgccgttttttttaaaacaaagctcaTGTCCTCACTccactgttaaaaacaaacgtCACATTTATAGTAAATACACTAATGAACCCAACCCGACAACAAAGGAGAGCGTACTTTCCCAGCGTGCATAACGTGGCTGCATGCCAAGTGCTGATCAGGTTTGTCCACCTTTAAAAGTCCCCGTGTTATCCATTGTCAGGagtatttatttccttttggctctgacaggaaacaaagggcacactcacactaggcaagcACGTTTGACCACAAAGGCCAGTTCGCTTTGACTAGTAGTGTGAGTGATCCGTTTCGTGCTTGATAATGgtactttaaagaggacatattagccccccccccccccgccccccccccccatccaccttttcaaacagtcccctgtggtctaaatgaaacatctgtgctgtgctttggtcaaaatataacatgaatcaagcaccagaggaggtttgtgaccctgtataaaacagctctctcagaacgctccgttttggtgtgtgtgtctctttaaatgtaatgagcccccgctgagttttccccgtagacatcactcctctgtagagagaataaaaatggccgacctgcgctaaagttttgttttagtctgggggtggagtccatgtgtGGAGATATTAGGGGagggttttatttatattttaccagaatcccactgtgacatcgcaaggagagcacatttgaaacagagcatttttctctgtgttataagacttatgcagaccacaaacaaaggactggatgggtttatttcacattttgtgggtcagtagaaactcaggttacccaaatatatgttcaaaaacactgtacaagtggactTTTCATaacacaatatgtcccctttaaggtgTTACAACAATGCATTTGCAAAGTCCAGGATGCAGGACAGCATCCAACATCCTCCTCTGGTGCAAAATGACATAGGTTTCAATATATTAATACAATTTTGAATTTCAAGAGATTTAAAGTTAAGAtggctaaatgttaaataaacaggAATGCATTTTCAATGGTCAGTTTTTGGATTCAAGCTGCCATGTAAAATATACAGATATATATTTAATGGTACTCACGCCAAGATCGTCTTTTGTAAAGTAGCAACACTAGAGACCCCACGATCAGAGACCCGACGACCAACACAGAAGCCACTATCATGGTGGCCAAAATCATGTTTGAGTCTTTGGTGTCTTGTCCCAGCCCTGAAAAAATcaaatagaagaaaataaaaagttacaaatGTAATACTTCACATGGATACAAAGATAGAACATAGAAGAAGATATTTGGAACCAGGTTGGCGTGTCATGCAGTGGTGGGAAATTCCCCCTGTGATACTTTTAGCTGCAAAcattcactttctctttctctctacagggggaggggggggtctgaGTTAATGATCTGCCCTCCCAGACAAAGTAGAAAGTAAAGACAACGCCTGGAGGAGATTTTGGTGTTGCAAACGCGCGACTGTCGACTGTAAAACAGATATTAATCAGCTGATGATAAGTGACCGTTTACTGCATTCAGCAGATGTGGGGACTTGTAACAGCTCGGCTAAGGTCACTGCACAGATATCAACGAACCAGTTCATGAGTTTTCCCGTCAAAGAGTATGAACAATGgatcaaaactttcatgaaatcaaGAAGCTTGACCCCCCCATGGTTTAGAGAAAGTACTGGGTCACACTTGGAGACTTATTGATGTCTTACAAGATGGAAGGAAACAAAACTGAAGCAACGTGGGAGGGAAAGTTGCTccgacttgtttttttaaggaagctTCAGCCTTGTTGTGGTTTAATGTTCACAAGTTCAGTCTGAGCTGCCAAGATTTTCTTTTCCCTGCATGAACACTCCTGGGGATATTTTGCTCTTTGGACTCAGCTCTCATGGTTAAAATAACAGTTAGTGTTCAAATCAAGGGTGCTGCCAAATAAGCCCTAAGGTTCACCCAGGTTCTTCATAttctagaaacaaacaaacacctgcaAATCCGATTTGATAACGCTGAATATTCACCCTTCTTTAACATCTTGATTTATAGAAATATGTCGTATTTCAGGAACGTCTTTATTGAGCTTCTGGCAGCCTGATTCtgtgttttgagtttgtgtCAGACTCACACAGTTTCCATCTTCGACATTTATAGTCGCCTACAAACAGGGGCGTGTCTAAAAAGGGTTGGCGTGggcccccccttgaaatctgattggccacccctgGTGCCAATCCCAAAATAACCTAAATATTATTGGCTAATTGATTTGCCAAGGGCGTACTATTTGAACTGATTTGCATCAGGCTGCTAGTAACATTCTTTGCGGGCCGATTTGTCTCGTTTCCTCTTGTTAGTTCTTCAAACCGCAACTTTAGACTTAATTCTCTTTTTTTGAAGAAATTTGaatgtttcctctttgtttcctccCAGATTTGTAAAGCAGAACTTTCTTAACACGGGAGCACGTTGGTAACGTTTGAGCATTTGAAGAAAAGGCCATGATGAATGGCTCATCTTTGACCTTCACCTTAACCGTCCAtgctttgacttttctttcatttccatttctaaTCCCTCGCCTTAAaacctcttcatcatcttctctCCTTCgcttttgtttcttcctctgccTCGGCCACTAAACAACGGAGCAGACTCTTTACTATACAAAAACATATTACTATAGTAACCACGCTACACACTGTCTATTCACTATGTTCCTTTAAAGccaaccccccaaaaaatatggCTTGAATTCAGATTTTTGATGTCACATTTTGAGTTTTATCATATATTTATCATATTACCTGTGACGTTCAGTCTGGTGTGGTTCTTGTTAAAACCACTGTCTGTGGACACATAACATGTATAAACTCCCTCGTCCTTAACAGCATTTTTGTGAATGAGCAGGGATATGTTCACGTTCTTGTTGTTCCAGGATCGCTCAGCAGCAAATGAATAGCCAGGCAATGGTGTAAGTTCTCCATGGTCTCTAATTGTAcgatgggaggtagagccttcgactatcaggcctgctcgtggtacctgcAGTTTCTAAATGTACAACGgtaagtgctcatgatggattaagcgGGGTCTATGTAATATAGCCAAGAAGaatcaaatatttcatgaaattccTGCACTGATGAAAGAATTCCTCGCCTCTTCGTCTACTCTGGCGTTGAACACTTTGCAGGTGTACTTGGACAAGGCGGATCCTCGCTGTATATTCAGCGTGCTTAAGAGGGTAAACAGACCATTTTGATCTAACAAAGCATTATTGTCTTTGTCAAACCAGCTGAGTCGGCCTTTTGGGTAGCCGGTGGACTTGCATGTCAGGGAACCGTTCGTGATGAGATCAATGTTCTGAGATTGCGACTGAAAAGTAAGCTCTCCGTATTTGGCTTGAAGGAGAACATGGAGATGAAACATGATTATTAATCTGAACTTCAACCCTCGACATCAATCATCACACTATTATTTTACCACTGATATTTGATGTGTGATAAGCAGGACAAATGTACTTAATGAAAGCAGACATCTTATTTGTCATAGAGAAACAGAAAGTAGCAAAGACACAGAGCAAACAGTGAACATtatctaaatgtactacgggaggtagagccctCGGTTATCAGGTCTGCatgtggtacctacagtctctaaatgtactatgggaggtagagccttcgaTTATCAGGCCTGAGCGTGGTACCAAAAGTCTCTAATTGTAcgatgggaggtagagccttcgaTTATCAGGCCTGATCGTGGTACCAAAAGTCTCTAATTGTAcgatgggaggtagagccttcgaTTATCAGGCCTGAGCGTGGTACCAAAAGTATCTAATTGTACGATGGGAGGTAGAGCCCTCGGTTATCAGGCCTGATCGTGTTACCAAAAGTCTCTAATTGTAcgatgggaggtagagccttcgaTTATCAGGCCTGAGCGTGGTACCAAAAGTATCTAATTGTAcgatgggaggtagagccttcggTTATCAGGCCTGATCGTGGTACCAAAAGTCTCTAATTGTAcgatgggaggtagagccttcgaCTATCAGGCCTGCTCGAGGTACTTGCAgtttctaaatgtactacgggaagTGCTCATGACGGATTAAGcggggtctttgtaatatagcaaagAGTAAgctcttttacctgctttttgtaaagtgtctcaagatagcacttgttatgaattggcgctatacaaataaagattgattgattgaaataccAGCCTGATGGGGAAGGAAAGTCCCTAGTTCTCGACACAATCTACATTCAATCTAGCTCACTATTACATCTTTCCTGCAGTCCATCTTCTGTCTTTAAGTAGATCTTATAAATGTttacacagacgcacacaactCATGACTTAAAAAATGAGCTCTCAGGGGCTGCTTCGGAGATTAATCATTTCCTCAAAATgatccatatgtgtgtgtgtgtgtgtgtgtgtgtgtgtgtgtgtgtgtgtgtgtgtgtgtgtgtgtgtgtgccaaaaaGCTGAGACAAAGCTTTATCTTAGAGCTCACCTGTGACGTTCAGTCTGGTGTGGTTGGTGTTAAAACCACTGTTTGTGAACACATGACATGTATAATCTCCCTCGTCCTTAACAGCAGTTTTGTGAATGAGCAGGGATACGTTCACGTTCTTGTTGTTCCAGGACGGTTCAGCAAATGAATATCCAGGCAATGATGTAAGTTTTCCATTTTCGTATTTAAGTATGGGTTCTTCAACCCCCTCTCTACTCCAAGTTACCACCACGATTTCAGGATCTTCTAGGTCTTCAGCATGGTGGATTACACAGTCAAGTCGTGACTGCTGGTCATACTGTCCAACATTTTGAGTCTTGCAGTGAATTTCCACAGAGGACTGAGCATGACTCTGTGAACTTCCTCCACTGATGAAAGATTCCTCCGCCTCTTCGTCTCCTCTGGCGTTGAACACTTTGCAGGTGTACTTGGAGAAGGCAGATCCTCGCTGTATTTTCAGCGTACTTGAGAGGGTAAACAGACCATTCTCTGTCTTCAGCACCTTCACCTCGGGTTGCTCTAACCAAGGCTTGTTGTCTTTATCAAACCAGCTGAGTCGGCCTTTTGGGTAGCCGGTGGACTTGCATGTCAGGGAACCGTCGGTGTTCAGATCAATGTCCTGAGGTTGAGGCTGAATAGTTGGCACTCCGTATTTGGCTTGAAGGAGAAGATGGAGATGAAACATGATTATTAATCTGAACTTCAACCCTCGACATCAATCATCACACTATTATTTTACCACTGATATTTGATGTGTGATAAGCAAATGTACTTTATGACAGCAGACATCTTATATgtcataaagaaacagaaagtagCAAAGACACCGAGCAAACATTGAACAGTCTCTGTTGAAGGTAAATACCAGACTGATGGGGAAGGAAAGTCTCCCGTTCTCCACACAATCTACATTCCATCTAGCTCACTTTTACATCTTTCCTGCAGTCCATCTTCTGTCTTTAATCTTAtaaatgtttacacaaacagacagaaaaatgagcTCTCAGGGGCTGCTTCAGAGATAAATCATTCCCtcaaaatgatgtgtgtgtgtgtgtgtgtgtgtgtgtgtgtgtgtgtgtgtgtgtgtgtgtgtgtgtgtgtgtgtgtgtgtgtgtgtgtgccaaaaaGCTGAGACAAAGTTTTATCTTAGAGCTCACCTGTGACGTTCAGTCTGGTTTGGTTGGTGTTAAAACCACCGTCTGTGCACACATAACATGTATAAACTCCCTCGTCCTTAACAGCAGTTTTGTGAATGAGCAGGGATACGTTCACGTTCTTGTTGTTCCAGGACGGTTCAGCAAATGAATATCCAGGCAACGATGTTAGTTTTCCTTGGTCGTATTTAAGTACAGGTTCTTCAACCCCCTCTCTACTCCAAGTTACCAACATGATTTCAGGATCTTTTACTTCTCCCGAGTAGTGGATTACACAGTCAAGTCGTGACTCCTGCTCATACTGTCCGATGTTTTGAGTCTTGCAGTGAATTTTCACAAAGGCTGTGAAGAAAGAATCACATGAATACCAAGAagaatcaaatatttcaaactccATATGACGGAGGATCTTACCATTACTCTGTGAACTCCATGCACTGTTGAGGACAGCGAGCGTTAAGAGCAGAAAACCAGCGGAGGCCATGTTCCTTTAcctgaaatgaaagtaaaataattgaatgctttatgctgcattcatgtggtgtcggcaGGGTTGGGAAGTAACGGATTACATGTAACGGCGTTacgtatttaaaatacaaaataagagtaATTGTATTCCGTTTTAGTTACAGTTTAAATTGGTGTATTCTGAATACAGTTACTTTCTCAAACAAAGGATTGCCGGTAGGGATTACTTTACGGCACTACACGCAGGTTGCACTGTGCGGATGCAGAAGCAGGTGGCATTATGTGCGCAGGTGCGCTGCAAGGCAGTGCGCGAGAGCACTTTCCACACAACCGAACGACAATGGCAGAGGATGAGAAAAATgaccaggaggaggacaaaaatgcatttttggcaTGGAAATTCAGAGGTCAAGAAGGCCGCAACATCACAGTGTTTACatctttcaaatgacagaaaaataaatggcatgcattcattttttaatttgattcaatattctaatcgttaaggaagaggaacaccttgattaaactacaggctattgttgccatatagccaaacaaaactgaacattcacagcctctgcattgtatagaatttcaacattgacatttatgtcttcctatttccctcttttcgccaacattacattttttttatatttccttttgCTCGGGTcgcgcgtctctcccccagctcgccccctccggtgcgctcctctccataatgcgctcgtctccttcctctaaagcccgctgctgagcactctgtaggacgcttggattgggggacctcacctctgtttgtacccccgtcttcgatacctctttcTAGGGCATTTAtatccgatcagacacagcgctggccagctgtccgGTGCGCAACAACGGCGAGTGTAGAGCGTccgtgccacagaggacacagctcacacctcctgcgcaatgtatgacacttcattcttaagatgaagggaagaaaagagaggccctgtttaatgccgaggttttcttataaccaaaatattctttgtaatattgagatttatctgctataactcgaaagtattgtgcgtttatttgcctctcccactaatacctattttgcgcttgcagtcatcctgctttctgtccaaacgctccgtgatgtaaaccagtagaacacgcaaaaaaactaacttaaatattaccgcctccacaaggtttgcacctgatGTCATTCGCGCAAAtcttagtagatcacccgcaaaacgcccaccaaccaaacgtgcaaacttttggagtgaacacgcaatttagtactctttacttgggagcttagtaaatcaggcccttatagtagaggaacttgggcccctaaaagttgagagacccctacccgaggtagaacaaagcacgaccatattttttcataacttgaacatgtctagtttatgaaacggattgttgtataaaaatattttactgcaaaataactttttttggatgttttatgcatcttaccaaaaaacgaaaacaggtcaaattagggcttctccaaaagtgacagctctagccttatcacacgtatctctgggaatcagaatcagaatttcaccaaatatggacaggatgttcacagatagttattagttacaattatgcaaagtttttatcaatactattttcattttttgaatttttcacacttaaacacacatgtagtttaggtggaaattgaaaattgaaagaaaaattcaaaaggtatgtatatcaaagtctgtcattttttaagtaaggatacaaaaatatgtcatttttatcttctttagactgttatctcaacataaaagcaagttatgTGACTTctcacttgaccctatgctgtcaccagcccctaacaggaaactagtgcagccaggatttcagggcgacctggtacaatggggccctatgaatgtgtatgtaggaggaggtggccacaaacaattgattaagacttaacaacaagacacaatataattgtattctgtaatatatatataattaaacattttatagttattt from Labrus bergylta chromosome 1, fLabBer1.1, whole genome shotgun sequence includes these protein-coding regions:
- the LOC109975834 gene encoding titin, which gives rise to MFHLHLLLQAKYGVPTIQPQPQDIDLNTDGSLTCKSTGYPKGRLSWFDKDNKPWLEQPEVKVLKTENGLFTLSSTLKIQRGSAFSKYTCKVFNARGDEEAEESFISGGSSQSHAQSSVEIHCKTQNVGQYDQQSRLDCVIHHAEDLEDPEIVVVTWSREGVEEPILKYENGKLTSLPGYSFAEPSWNNKNVNVSLLIHKTAVKDEGDYTCHVFTNSGFNTNHTRLNVTGLGQDTKDSNMILATMIVASVLVVGSLIVGSLVLLLYKRRSWRWMFKKV